The genomic segment GGGACGGCGGTGGTGCCGTCGCCGGAGCCGTACGCGTACGCGCTGCCGGGGCGGCGAGGACGGCGGGGGCGGCCCGGATGGCGAGGAGCCGCGCACGGCGGCCGGGTGGTGGTCTCGACCGCGATGCTGGAGTGCCTGGACGCCCGCGAACGCGCGGCGCTCCTCGCCCATGAACGCGCCCATCTGACGGGCCGTCACCATCGCTATCTGCTGGCGGCGCAGCTCGCGGCGCGCGCGCATCCGCTGCTGCTGCCGCTGCGCACGGCGGTGGCGTTCAGCACGGAGCGATGGGCGGACGAGGAGGCGGCGCGCGCGGTCGGTGACCGGCGGGTGGTGGCGCGGGCGGTCGGCAAGGGGGCGCTTTCCGCGCACCGGGCGCACCACCCGGCGCCCGTACCGACGCCGTCCGGGGCGTACGGCGCGTTCGCGTCGGTCGGCCCGATCCCGCGCCGGGTCGCGGCCCTGCTGGACCCGGCCCCACCGCTCAGGCTCTGGCCACCGTCCACGGCGCAGGTGGGCCTCGCCGCGTTGACGGCGACGGTGGGGGCGACGGCCTCGGCGCTGTCGTCGCTGAACGCGATGGTGGCGCTGGTACGGATTCTGCACGGGGTCACCCGGCTCTGACCGCCGCTTCCCCCTCTTCCCCTCTTCCCCTCTTCCCCTCTTCCCCCTTCTTTCCCCCGCTCCCCGCCCTCTCCCCTCCGGCCCCGATTCGATACCCACCCACGGGAGCGGTACAAAGA from the Streptomyces sp. AM 4-1-1 genome contains:
- a CDS encoding M56 family metallopeptidase, with protein sequence MGVFVYLPLVLPLTALPIARLAEQRLHPRGATRLLVFVGATLALCSTLCLALLMVVGTAQLPGNPLPDGWADPEVLAAVPYEEKAGIVAIGVLAAVVTACAGALWRHARTRARLTNALVGESGEGDGTAVVPSPEPYAYALPGRRGRRGRPGWRGAAHGGRVVVSTAMLECLDARERAALLAHERAHLTGRHHRYLLAAQLAARAHPLLLPLRTAVAFSTERWADEEAARAVGDRRVVARAVGKGALSAHRAHHPAPVPTPSGAYGAFASVGPIPRRVAALLDPAPPLRLWPPSTAQVGLAALTATVGATASALSSLNAMVALVRILHGVTRL